A region of the Leptospira inadai serovar Lyme str. 10 genome:
CCTCTCCGAACTTTCCCGAAACCTTGAAGCTTTTCTTTCAGGGCTTAGACGGAAATTATGCGGTCTTTTACGACTGGAATGGACATACCTTTTATTTTAAGTATCGCGAAAACAAATTCGATCGGAGACTTAAGAAATACGCCTCCCGGCTTTCCGGAGGCGCGCCCTACGAGGTTACGGGGGAATATTTGGGCGTATTCGTTTTTGAAAACAAAGTTATCCGCCGTTTCAAAAAGAAAGGAGAAGACACGTTAGCCGACCGAAAAGAAAAGCATTCGATTCCGGTCTTTCAGCTAAAAGAATATAAGGAACTTATTCTCGAGGAAATTTTACTTTGAAAGGGGGTTCTCGAGCGCTTTTATTTTTTATACTATTTTTATCTTCGCAAAACGGACCGTCCGCAGTTCCCTTAGATCCGGATCAAAAAGTTTATCAGCCTGGAGAAATTTTTCGGGAAAATTTTTTGACGATCTCTTTTCCCGAAAAAGCGTTAGTTCGAACCGAGTCCCGTAAACGATGGAGAGCGATTCCCTTAAAGGATCGACCTTGGATTCTGATCTGGAGAAAATTAGATCGAGTGGGAGAAGCCGAAATCGCAAAAAATTCCGTCAGTGAGATCTTTCCCGGAAAAGAGCCGGAGAAAGTTTCCATTGACGGTGCGGAAATCTTGCGCTGGACCAAGGAGGATTTTTCGGGTGCAAACCCTCTACGATTGTATTTTTTTTTGATTCGTAAGGACGAACTCGCTTACACCGTCTACATCGCATTTTATCGAGAACGAAAGGATCTGGAGAATTGGTTTTCTCTTCCGGAACGCTATTTGGGAAGGCCAATCGAATCATGAAATGGGCTTGCTGCGGTCCGGCTCTCGGAAAAACTGGAGCGGTCGGGCCTATAGCTCAGTTGGTTAGAGCGGCAGACTCATAATCTGCGGGTCGAAGGTTCAAGTCCTTCTGGGCCCAGACAATTCTCCTTCGCTTCATTTGTCTCGAAGCGGCAACTCAAATCTCCGGGTTACAGGTTCAAGTCCTTCTGGGCCCAGACAATTTTCCCTTATAAATTTCATCGGAAGGACTTGAAGCTTTTGAGCGAGAGCGTTTATAGCGACCCTTAGAGCGTACATAAACGCGACCTGAGTCCAGGAGGGACGAAGGCGCGAAAAAGACGCCGTGGAGCTTAGTTTGCCACGACGGCAAACTGCGTAACGGCAAGTCCTTCTGGGCCCAGACAATTCTCCTTCGCTTCATTTGTCTCGAAGCGGCAACTCAAATCTCCGGGTTACAGGTTCAAGTCCTTCTGGGCCCAGACAATTTTCCCTTATAAATTTCATCGGAAGGACTTGAAGCTTTTGAGCGAGAGCGTTTATAGCGACCCTTAGAGCGTACATAAACGCGACCTGAGTCCAGGAGGGACGAAGGCGCGAAAAAGACGCCGTGGAGCTTAGTTTGCCACGATGGCAAACTGCGTAACGGCAAGTCCTTCTGGGCCCAGACAATTTTCCCTTATAAATTTCATCGGAAGGACTTGAAGCTTTTGAGCGAGAGCGTTTATAGCGATCTATTTTGCGACCCATAGGGAGCAAAATACCTGGAGGGTGGCTGAACATAGTGAAGCCAAATTTTGAATCCTTGCCGAGAGTCTAAAACAAAAGCAACGATAGAGAGCGTCGCAAATGCGACCTGAGTCCAGGAGGGACGAAAGCGCGAAAAAGACGCCGTGGAGCTTAGTCGACCAGGATGGGAGACTGCATAGGGTTCGAGGAATCCTGAGTTTCAAGTTTCTCCCGCGAGTCACGGTAGGTGCAAAGAACTGAAGACAGATGACCGAGGAAAGAACATTAATGAGCGGAGTTTCCACGTTCTAAAGAAAGATTCGGGCGTGTCAGTGGATTTTTCCCCTGCCTCTGCTGCCTTTCCAACTAGTAGCAGCTTCTGTCTAGCGGGAGCTAAAGGAATTCTACTCACAATGTTCATTCCATTTTGGAAGATTATAAAGGTTTTGGCGACTATCGAATTATTCAGTTAACTAACTGACCTATCGAATGGTTATGAGAAAATTTCAAAGTAAAATTGGTGAACGTCCTTTTATTTAATCACTTTTTAGCTTCAAACATGGGCTCGCAGGTCGCGTTAGTCGTTGCTAAACTTCGACCTTTACCTTCCGAGGCGATTTCTCATCGGGAGGGGTTTTACAAGTAAGAAACATCCGGTTCGGCTTTCCTAAAATATCACGCATCAATTTCGATTTCGGAACCGGATTTTATGTATGTCCGAAATCTTTCAGAGGACAGATGACTGAGGACGGAGGACAGAACATAGGTAAGCAGGGTTTCCATGTTCTAGAGACAGCTTCCTGTGTTACAGTAGATATCTCCTCTACTTCTGTAACCTTTCCAATGTCAAGCAGCTTCTGTCTAGCGTGCGCGAAGCGAACGCATCCGTCTTCTGTCGTCAGTCCTCTGCAACGGGCATTTATGTGCAACTGCTAGGCTATCTTTCGGAGATCTACAGGAATCAAGTAAGAACAGAGGGAATCTATTCCGTCGTAATCCCATTCGTTTTTTATCATGGAGAGAAGCGATGGACGTTAGGCGAAACTTTCTTAAGCCAATTTAAACTTCTTGAAGAAGAAACGAGAGTCTTATCCGAATTTATTCCGAACTTTAAAATAGATCTTTTCGATCTATCCGGAGTGGAATTACAAGAGAGATTAGAAAGTATATCGCTCCAAGTAATCCTCGGAATAGTACAGAGGATTCGGGAAGGAGAAGCGGTTTTTGTGAATCATTTACCCGGCTTACTTTCCCTCTTAGATGGGATTGGGGACGAATCTAAAAGAGTTGCAATCTTACACAAATTACTTTTATATATTTTCTGGGTAAAGGATTTCCAGCCTTCAGACTTGAAGGAGATGCTCCATCGCAGGAAATTAGAGAGATACGAGGAGGTAGCAATGACCACGGCAGAAAGAC
Encoded here:
- a CDS encoding LIC_11959 family protein, encoding MFGLCGNRAVEVFFAIGLVFTFSLASEPGGNTYRGTISLDEPRSLDMKESLSDSSPNFPETLKLFFQGLDGNYAVFYDWNGHTFYFKYRENKFDRRLKKYASRLSGGAPYEVTGEYLGVFVFENKVIRRFKKKGEDTLADRKEKHSIPVFQLKEYKELILEEILL
- a CDS encoding Rpn family recombination-promoting nuclease/putative transposase, whose protein sequence is MQLLGYLSEIYRNQVRTEGIYSVVIPFVFYHGEKRWTLGETFLSQFKLLEEETRVLSEFIPNFKIDLFDLSGVELQERLESISLQVILGIVQRIREGEAVFVNHLPGLLSLLDGIGDESKRVAILHKLLLYIFWVKDFQPSDLKEMLHRRKLERYEEVAMTTAERLIQEGIQKGRLEDARKMLAEGIDLKVVLRVTELTEKDLRDHGILE